In Achromobacter spanius, the following proteins share a genomic window:
- the selB gene encoding selenocysteine-specific translation elongation factor, with amino-acid sequence MIIGTAGHIDHGKTTLVRALTGVDTDRLKEEKARGISIELGYAYTPLANGDVLGFIDVPGHEKLVHTMAAGASGIDFGLLVVAADDGVMPQTREHLAILTLLGVAQGAVALTKADRADAARLAAVRAEIAALTAGTFLDGTPVYAVCAAQADDAGTADLKHYLHAQAEHLQRRGSDGLFRLAVDRVFTLAGHGTVVTGTAHSGQARAGDDSADLRVMPAGTRVRVRSIHAQNQPSDTGTAGQRCALNLAGIDKQAISRGDWIADARCFLPSRHVDVALTLLPSADAPLRAWAPLHVHIGAARQVAHVVPLSAETLAPGQSGWVQLVFDEPVCAMPGDRFIVRNAQATRTVGGGRVLDPNAPDRKRRAAARMQGLQALCDMLDGGGLPPVLAHAPLGLDEGALQRLTGKPVQDIEAPHGALWIESRHAQGPRTLIGSAHWDALRGRVEQALASFHQSAPDEPGPDSARLRRMAMPVGSDALWTAVLDHLQRDGRVARNGPWLHLPSHTATLAGEESALAQRLLPLLDAGAFDPPWVRDLARMQGEPEERVRQLMRKLLRRGEVAQVVKDLFYHRDQVRVLARLAAELAAQPPGLNAAVFRDRTGLGRKRAIQILEFFDRVGYTRRVRDTHLLRGESAYAGMQNPMQDSRQEST; translated from the coding sequence ATGATCATCGGCACGGCGGGCCATATCGACCACGGCAAGACCACGCTGGTGCGCGCCCTGACCGGGGTCGACACAGACCGGCTCAAGGAAGAGAAGGCGCGCGGCATCTCCATCGAACTCGGCTACGCCTATACGCCACTTGCCAACGGCGACGTGCTGGGCTTTATCGATGTGCCCGGCCATGAAAAGCTGGTGCACACGATGGCGGCCGGCGCCAGCGGCATCGACTTCGGCCTGCTGGTGGTGGCGGCGGACGACGGCGTCATGCCGCAAACGCGCGAGCACCTGGCCATCCTGACGCTGTTGGGCGTGGCCCAGGGCGCGGTGGCGCTGACGAAGGCCGACCGCGCCGACGCCGCGCGGCTGGCGGCCGTGCGCGCCGAGATCGCCGCGCTCACGGCCGGCACGTTCCTGGATGGCACACCCGTATACGCCGTCTGCGCGGCGCAAGCCGACGATGCCGGCACGGCGGATCTCAAGCATTACCTGCACGCGCAGGCAGAACATTTGCAGCGGCGGGGCAGCGATGGCCTGTTCCGGCTGGCGGTCGACCGCGTCTTCACGCTGGCGGGCCACGGCACGGTGGTGACGGGCACGGCCCATTCGGGTCAGGCGCGCGCGGGCGACGACAGCGCCGACCTGCGCGTGATGCCGGCCGGCACGCGCGTGCGGGTCCGCAGCATCCACGCGCAAAACCAGCCCAGCGACACCGGCACGGCCGGCCAGCGCTGCGCCTTGAACCTGGCGGGTATCGACAAGCAGGCTATTTCACGCGGTGATTGGATCGCGGATGCGCGTTGCTTCCTGCCGTCGCGCCATGTCGATGTTGCGCTGACCCTGCTGCCGTCGGCCGACGCGCCCTTGCGTGCCTGGGCGCCCTTGCACGTGCACATCGGCGCCGCGCGCCAGGTGGCGCACGTGGTGCCGCTGAGCGCGGAGACGCTGGCGCCGGGGCAATCGGGCTGGGTGCAACTGGTGTTCGACGAGCCGGTGTGCGCCATGCCCGGCGACCGCTTCATTGTGCGCAACGCGCAGGCCACCCGCACGGTGGGTGGCGGCCGCGTGCTGGACCCCAACGCACCGGACCGCAAGCGCCGCGCGGCGGCGCGCATGCAGGGCTTGCAGGCGCTGTGCGACATGCTGGACGGCGGCGGGCTGCCCCCGGTGTTGGCGCATGCACCCTTGGGCTTGGACGAAGGGGCCTTGCAACGCCTGACCGGCAAGCCTGTGCAAGACATCGAAGCCCCGCACGGCGCCTTGTGGATCGAGTCGCGCCACGCGCAAGGCCCGCGCACGCTGATCGGGTCAGCCCATTGGGATGCGCTGCGCGGCCGCGTGGAGCAGGCGCTGGCGAGCTTTCATCAGAGTGCGCCGGACGAACCCGGCCCGGATAGCGCGCGCCTGCGCCGTATGGCCATGCCGGTGGGATCGGATGCCTTGTGGACGGCGGTGCTGGACCACCTGCAACGCGATGGTCGGGTGGCGCGCAACGGCCCCTGGCTGCATCTGCCTTCGCACACGGCCACGCTGGCCGGCGAGGAAAGCGCGCTGGCGCAGCGCTTGTTGCCGCTGCTGGATGCCGGCGCATTCGATCCGCCCTGGGTGCGGGACCTGGCGCGCATGCAAGGCGAACCTGAAGAGCGTGTGCGGCAACTGATGCGCAAGCTGCTGCGGCGCGGAGAGGTCGCGCAAGTGGTGAAGGACCTGTTCTATCACCGCGACCAGGTGCGCGTACTGGCGCGCCTGGCCGCCGAACTGGCCGCCCAGCCCCCGGGCCTGAACGCCGCAGTGTTCCGCGACCGCACGGGGCTGGGGCGCAAGCGCGCCATCCAGATCCTGGAATTCTTCGACCGCGTCGGCTATACCCGGCGCGTGCGGGACACGCACCTCCTGCGCGGTGAAAGCGCGTATGCGGGGATGCAAAACCCGATGCAAGACTCCAGGCAAGAGTCGACGTAA
- the selA gene encoding L-seryl-tRNA(Sec) selenium transferase, with the protein MAQQPSGGDVAAASDIPPLDRLLNADALRAALDTHGRTQVVAALRRDLDALRQRALAGGLMRPELEAAAVAARVTAALNKAAQPRLRAVYNLTGTVLHTNLGRALLPDEAVASVMRALTTPANLEFDLDTGGRGDRDDLVDELLCELTGAEAATVVNNNAAAVLLMLNALADRREVVVSRGELVEIGGAFRIPDIMKRAGAKLVEVGTTNRTHAADYDGAIGPRTAMLMKVHCSNYAVTGFTKSVGLAEVAALAHAKGLPATVDLGSGTLVDLTQFGLPREDTVRDTIAAGADLVTFSGDKLLGGPQAGLLVGRADLIRKIKKNPLKRALRVGKLTLAALEPVLNLYRAPEFLAQRLTTLRLLTRPQRDIQPQAERLRAVLAHAVGANYAVEAVPMFSQIGSGALPVDQLPSFGLAARYTGSGRPGRHLDKLEAQLRGLPTPVIGRIADDALWLDLRCLEARDEAAFVEQLAEPLA; encoded by the coding sequence ATGGCCCAGCAACCGTCAGGCGGTGACGTGGCCGCGGCCTCGGATATTCCTCCGCTGGATCGTCTGCTGAACGCCGATGCCCTGCGCGCCGCCCTGGATACGCACGGCCGCACGCAAGTGGTGGCGGCGTTGCGGCGCGACCTGGACGCCTTGCGCCAACGCGCGCTGGCGGGCGGCCTGATGCGCCCGGAACTGGAAGCCGCCGCCGTGGCGGCCCGCGTCACGGCGGCGTTAAACAAGGCCGCCCAGCCCCGCCTGCGCGCCGTCTACAACCTGACCGGCACCGTGCTGCACACCAACCTGGGCCGCGCCCTGCTGCCCGACGAAGCGGTGGCCTCGGTGATGCGCGCGCTGACCACGCCGGCCAATCTGGAATTCGACCTGGACACGGGCGGGCGCGGCGACCGCGACGATCTCGTCGATGAGCTGCTATGCGAACTGACCGGCGCCGAAGCCGCCACCGTCGTCAACAACAATGCCGCCGCCGTGCTGCTGATGCTGAACGCACTGGCCGACCGGCGCGAGGTCGTGGTGTCGCGCGGTGAACTCGTCGAGATCGGCGGCGCGTTCCGCATTCCGGACATCATGAAGCGCGCGGGCGCCAAGCTGGTTGAAGTCGGCACCACCAACCGCACCCACGCCGCCGACTACGACGGCGCCATCGGCCCGCGCACCGCGATGCTGATGAAGGTGCATTGCAGCAACTACGCCGTCACCGGCTTCACCAAAAGCGTCGGCTTGGCCGAGGTGGCGGCGCTGGCGCATGCCAAGGGCCTGCCCGCCACGGTCGACCTGGGCAGCGGCACGCTGGTGGACCTGACGCAGTTCGGCCTGCCGCGCGAAGACACGGTGCGCGACACCATCGCGGCGGGCGCGGACCTGGTCACCTTCAGCGGCGACAAGCTGCTGGGCGGGCCGCAAGCGGGTTTGCTGGTGGGCCGCGCCGACCTGATCCGCAAGATCAAGAAGAACCCGCTCAAGCGCGCATTGCGTGTCGGCAAGCTGACGCTGGCGGCGCTGGAACCCGTGCTGAACCTGTACCGCGCGCCGGAATTCCTGGCGCAGCGCCTGACCACCTTGCGCTTGCTGACCCGGCCGCAGCGCGACATCCAGCCGCAGGCCGAACGGCTGCGCGCCGTGCTGGCGCATGCGGTGGGCGCGAACTACGCGGTCGAGGCGGTGCCCATGTTCAGCCAGATCGGCAGCGGCGCCTTGCCCGTGGACCAATTGCCCAGCTTCGGCCTGGCGGCGCGTTATACCGGCAGCGGCCGGCCGGGCCGGCATCTGGACAAGCTGGAAGCGCAACTGCGCGGCTTGCCCACGCCCGTCATCGGCCGGATTGCCGACGACGCCTTGTGGCTGGACCTGCGCTGCCTGGAAGCGCGCGATGAAGCCGCCTTCGTCGAGCAACTGGCGGAGCCGCTGGCATGA
- the fdhE gene encoding formate dehydrogenase accessory protein FdhE has translation MQRILPRGEIEALDHNVIPRVSLPERGSVFSTRAARLRQLASDSPVADYLLLMAQLVDAQHRALQDCAAPGASEDRLALAQAHAMPPLQAVGWPRDPLWRGILARLVDDVARGQGVPAEAIEVCTALRRAVDEDPESLEDLAEAVLSEQDQGVDGAAAPFVMAALQVYWTDLASRFDAKQLPVVSPFGVCPVCASLPVASVVRVGGQFEGYRYLCCSLCATQWHMVRVKCTHCEDVESVAYQAIDGRSPAIKAETCDHCHTYRKIFYQDKDLYVEPVADDLASLMLDVLVGEAGYSRASGNPLLWHGNEE, from the coding sequence TTGCAGCGAATTCTTCCGCGCGGTGAGATCGAAGCGCTAGACCACAATGTCATCCCCCGCGTCAGCCTGCCTGAACGCGGGTCGGTTTTTTCGACGCGCGCCGCGCGCCTGCGGCAACTGGCCTCAGACAGCCCGGTGGCGGATTACCTGCTGTTGATGGCACAACTGGTTGACGCTCAACACCGTGCCTTGCAGGACTGCGCCGCGCCCGGTGCGTCCGAAGACCGGCTGGCGCTGGCGCAGGCCCATGCCATGCCGCCGTTGCAGGCCGTAGGCTGGCCGCGCGACCCGCTGTGGCGCGGCATTCTGGCGCGGCTGGTCGACGACGTGGCGCGCGGCCAGGGCGTGCCGGCCGAAGCCATTGAAGTCTGTACGGCGCTGCGCCGTGCCGTGGATGAAGACCCCGAATCCTTGGAAGACCTGGCCGAAGCCGTGTTGTCCGAGCAGGACCAGGGCGTGGACGGCGCCGCCGCGCCCTTCGTGATGGCGGCTTTGCAGGTCTACTGGACTGATCTGGCCAGCCGCTTCGACGCCAAGCAATTGCCGGTGGTCAGCCCCTTTGGCGTGTGCCCCGTCTGCGCCAGCCTGCCGGTGGCCAGCGTGGTGCGCGTGGGCGGCCAATTCGAAGGCTACCGCTACCTGTGTTGCAGCCTGTGCGCCACGCAGTGGCACATGGTGCGCGTCAAGTGCACGCACTGTGAAGACGTGGAATCCGTCGCCTATCAGGCTATCGACGGCCGCTCGCCGGCCATCAAGGCCGAGACCTGCGACCACTGCCACACCTACCGCAAGATCTTCTATCAAGACAAAGACCTGTACGTTGAGCCGGTGGCCGATGACCTGGCCAGCTTGATGCTGGATGTGCTGGTGGGCGAGGCCGGCTATTCGCGTGCCAGCGGCAACCCCCTGTTGTGGCATGGCAACGAGGAATAG
- a CDS encoding formate dehydrogenase subunit gamma, protein MTEDRHHRRIKRYSPGERTNHWIIAFTFILLALSGLALFHPSMYWLTNLFGGGPWTRFLHPIIGVVMFVCFVVFAGHMWRHNMLTKADRQWLRQLNDVVENREEKLPEVGKYNAGQKLLFYVLVLCMLGLFASGIVIWREFFAFYFPIWVVRVASVVHAVSALVLICSIIVHIYAAIWVKGSLTAMLRGYVTAGWAWKHHRAWFREQVKK, encoded by the coding sequence ATGACTGAAGACCGCCATCACCGCCGCATCAAGCGCTATTCGCCGGGCGAGCGCACCAACCACTGGATCATCGCCTTCACGTTCATCCTGTTGGCGTTGTCCGGGCTGGCGCTGTTTCACCCGTCGATGTATTGGCTCACCAACCTGTTCGGGGGCGGTCCCTGGACGCGCTTTCTCCACCCCATCATCGGGGTGGTGATGTTCGTGTGCTTCGTGGTGTTCGCCGGCCACATGTGGCGGCACAACATGCTGACCAAGGCAGACCGCCAGTGGCTCAGGCAGTTGAACGACGTGGTTGAGAACCGCGAAGAAAAGCTGCCCGAAGTCGGCAAGTACAACGCCGGCCAGAAGCTGCTTTTCTATGTGCTGGTGTTGTGCATGCTGGGCTTGTTCGCAAGCGGCATCGTGATCTGGCGCGAGTTTTTCGCGTTCTATTTCCCGATCTGGGTGGTGCGGGTCGCATCGGTGGTGCACGCGGTAAGCGCGCTGGTGTTGATCTGCTCGATCATCGTGCACATTTATGCGGCGATCTGGGTCAAGGGATCATTGACGGCGATGCTGCGCGGTTACGTGACGGCGGGATGGGCCTGGAAACACCACCGCGCCTGGTTCCGCGAGCAAGTCAAAAAATAG
- the fdxH gene encoding formate dehydrogenase subunit beta, which translates to MSMQSLDIKRRSATTTPPPGIREPITGSVAKLIDVSKCIGCKACQSACMEWNDLRDEIGTNVGVYDNPADLTEHSWTVMRFSEYENPAGDLEWLIRKDGCMHCEDPGCLKACPSPGAIIQYNNGIVDFHEESCIGCGYCITGCPFNVPRISKKDHKAYKCTLCSDRVAVGQEPACVKACPTGAIVFGTKEDMKQHAEERIVDLKSRGFDQAGLYDPQGVGGTHVMYVLHHADQPGLYHGLPKDPHISPMVSLWKGLAKPVGVAMMALTALAGFFHYARVGRNEVSEEDERRAEEEMRHD; encoded by the coding sequence ATGTCCATGCAATCCCTAGACATCAAGCGGCGCTCCGCCACCACCACGCCGCCGCCCGGCATTCGCGAGCCCATCACGGGTTCGGTGGCCAAGCTGATCGACGTGTCCAAGTGCATCGGGTGCAAGGCTTGCCAAAGCGCCTGTATGGAATGGAACGATCTGCGCGACGAGATCGGCACCAACGTCGGCGTCTACGACAACCCGGCCGACCTGACCGAGCATTCCTGGACCGTTATGCGCTTCTCGGAATACGAGAACCCCGCGGGCGACCTGGAATGGCTGATCCGCAAAGACGGCTGCATGCACTGCGAGGATCCGGGCTGCTTGAAAGCCTGCCCCTCGCCGGGCGCCATCATCCAATACAACAACGGCATCGTGGACTTCCACGAGGAAAGCTGTATTGGCTGCGGCTACTGCATCACAGGCTGCCCGTTCAACGTGCCGCGCATCTCCAAGAAAGACCACAAGGCGTACAAGTGCACCTTGTGTTCCGACCGCGTGGCTGTCGGCCAGGAGCCGGCCTGCGTCAAGGCCTGTCCCACCGGCGCCATCGTCTTCGGCACCAAGGAAGACATGAAGCAGCATGCCGAAGAGCGCATCGTGGACTTGAAGTCGCGCGGCTTCGACCAGGCGGGGCTGTACGACCCGCAAGGCGTGGGCGGCACCCACGTCATGTATGTGCTGCATCACGCTGACCAGCCCGGGCTGTATCACGGCCTGCCCAAGGACCCACACATCAGCCCCATGGTGTCGCTGTGGAAGGGTCTGGCTAAACCGGTGGGCGTGGCCATGATGGCCCTGACCGCCCTGGCGGGCTTCTTCCACTACGCCCGCGTGGGCCGCAACGAGGTCTCGGAAGAAGACGAACGCCGCGCCGAAGAGGAGATGCGTCATGACTGA
- the fdnG gene encoding formate dehydrogenase-N subunit alpha — protein MVNMNRRQFFKVTGATLAGSSLALLGVAPGTAMAEVRQYKLARMTETRNTCPYCSVACGLLMYGLGDGSKNARASIMHIEGDPDHPVNRGTLCPKGAALIDFIHSPNRLKYPEYRAPGSDKWQRMSWDDALTRITKLMKADRDANFVEKTADGKTVNRWLTTGMLAASASSNEVGYITHKTVRSMGMLAFDNQARVUHGPTVAGLAPTFGRGAMTNHWVDIKNADVVLIMGGNAAEAHPCGFKWVTEAKAHNKAKLIVVDPRFTRSASVADFYAPIRTGTDIIFLGGVIKYLLDNDKIQHEYVRNYTDFSFIVREDFAFEAGLYSGYNADKRTYDKASWDYERGDDGFVKTDPTLAHPRTVYQLMKKHYSRYTEDMVERVCGTPKDKFLKVCEMLASTASPNRAGTILYALGWTQHSIGSQIIRTGAMVQLLLGNIGIAGGGMNALRGHSNIQGLTDLGLMSNLLPGYMTLPNEPEQDYAKYIETRTLKPLRPNQLSYWQNYNKFHVSLMKAWWGNAATAENNWAFDYLPKLDKLYDMLQVYELMVQGKMNGYIAQGFNPLAAAPNKAKMNDGFAKLKYLVIMDPLVTETSEFWRNAGELNDVDPSKIQTEVFRLPTTCFAEEDGALVNSGRWLQWHWKGAEPPGEAKSDIEIMSLIFTRLRKLYQDEGGKYPDPIVNLSWPYANPQNPTAEELAKEYSGRALVDLVDPKDPTKVMRKGGEQLAGFAELRDDGSTASGCWIFAGAWGPGGNLMARRDNSDPTGIGQTLNWAWAWPANRRILYNRASCDVTGKPFDPRRRLIGWNGKIWAGADIPDFKGDENPAGGMGPFIMNPEGVARFFARAGMAEGPFPEHYEPFETPLGYNPLYPKAKGVTSNPAARVFKDDLAAMGTVENFPYVATTYRLTEHFHYWTKNVRINAILQPEQFVEIGDALAKELGIANGSRVKVSSNRGYIKAVALVTKRLRALTIEGKTVHHVGIPIHWGFVGLAKPGFLANTLTPFVGDGNSQTPEFKSFLVKVEKV, from the coding sequence ATGGTCAACATGAATCGCCGCCAGTTCTTCAAGGTGACAGGTGCAACCCTGGCAGGCTCCAGCCTGGCATTGCTGGGGGTAGCCCCCGGCACGGCCATGGCTGAGGTCCGTCAGTACAAACTTGCGCGCATGACTGAAACGCGCAACACCTGTCCCTACTGTTCGGTCGCCTGTGGCTTGCTGATGTACGGTCTGGGCGATGGGTCCAAGAACGCGCGCGCCAGCATCATGCACATTGAGGGCGACCCTGATCACCCCGTCAACCGCGGCACGCTCTGTCCGAAGGGTGCGGCGCTGATCGATTTCATCCACAGCCCCAACCGCCTGAAGTACCCGGAATACCGGGCTCCCGGGTCGGACAAATGGCAGCGGATGTCGTGGGACGACGCGCTCACCCGCATCACCAAACTCATGAAAGCCGACCGCGACGCGAACTTCGTCGAGAAGACCGCGGATGGCAAAACAGTTAACCGGTGGCTGACCACCGGCATGCTGGCCGCCTCGGCAAGCAGCAACGAGGTGGGCTACATCACGCACAAGACCGTGCGCAGCATGGGGATGTTGGCGTTCGACAATCAAGCACGTGTCTGACACGGCCCGACGGTGGCAGGTCTTGCCCCGACGTTTGGCCGTGGAGCGATGACGAATCATTGGGTCGACATCAAGAACGCGGACGTAGTGTTGATCATGGGCGGCAATGCCGCCGAGGCCCACCCGTGCGGGTTCAAGTGGGTAACCGAAGCCAAGGCCCATAACAAGGCGAAGCTGATCGTTGTGGATCCGCGCTTCACGCGCTCGGCATCCGTGGCGGACTTCTACGCGCCCATACGCACCGGCACCGACATCATCTTCCTGGGTGGCGTCATCAAGTACCTGTTGGATAACGACAAGATCCAGCACGAGTACGTGCGCAACTACACCGACTTTTCCTTCATCGTGCGCGAGGATTTTGCGTTCGAGGCGGGCCTGTATTCGGGCTACAACGCCGACAAGCGCACGTACGACAAGGCAAGCTGGGACTACGAGCGCGGCGACGACGGCTTCGTCAAGACGGACCCCACGCTGGCGCATCCGCGCACCGTCTACCAGCTGATGAAGAAGCACTATTCGCGCTACACCGAAGACATGGTCGAGCGCGTGTGCGGCACGCCGAAAGACAAGTTCCTGAAGGTGTGCGAGATGCTGGCGTCCACCGCCAGCCCCAACCGCGCGGGCACCATCCTGTACGCGCTGGGTTGGACGCAGCATTCCATCGGTTCGCAGATCATCCGAACCGGCGCCATGGTGCAACTGTTGCTGGGCAACATCGGCATTGCCGGCGGCGGCATGAACGCGCTGCGTGGGCACTCGAACATTCAAGGCCTGACCGACCTGGGCCTGATGTCGAACCTGCTGCCGGGCTACATGACGCTGCCCAACGAACCCGAGCAGGACTACGCCAAGTACATCGAGACCCGCACGTTAAAGCCGCTGCGTCCCAACCAGCTCAGCTACTGGCAGAACTACAACAAGTTCCACGTCAGCCTGATGAAGGCCTGGTGGGGCAACGCCGCCACGGCCGAAAACAACTGGGCTTTCGACTACCTGCCCAAGCTGGACAAGCTCTACGACATGCTTCAGGTCTACGAGCTCATGGTCCAGGGCAAGATGAACGGCTACATCGCGCAGGGCTTCAACCCGCTGGCGGCCGCGCCCAACAAGGCCAAGATGAACGACGGCTTCGCCAAGCTGAAGTACCTGGTCATCATGGACCCGCTGGTCACCGAGACCTCGGAATTCTGGCGCAACGCAGGCGAGCTCAACGATGTGGATCCGTCCAAGATCCAGACCGAAGTCTTCCGCCTGCCCACCACCTGTTTTGCCGAGGAAGATGGCGCGCTGGTGAACTCCGGGCGCTGGTTGCAATGGCACTGGAAGGGCGCCGAGCCCCCCGGCGAAGCCAAGAGCGACATCGAAATCATGTCGCTCATCTTCACGCGCCTGCGCAAGCTCTACCAGGACGAAGGCGGCAAGTATCCGGACCCCATCGTCAACCTGTCCTGGCCGTACGCCAACCCGCAGAACCCTACCGCCGAGGAGCTGGCCAAGGAATATTCCGGCCGTGCGCTGGTGGACCTGGTCGACCCCAAGGACCCCACCAAGGTCATGCGCAAGGGGGGCGAGCAATTGGCGGGCTTTGCGGAACTGCGCGACGACGGCTCCACGGCCAGCGGCTGTTGGATCTTCGCCGGCGCCTGGGGCCCCGGCGGCAACCTGATGGCGCGGCGCGACAACAGCGACCCCACCGGCATCGGCCAGACCCTGAACTGGGCCTGGGCCTGGCCGGCCAACCGCCGCATCCTGTACAACCGCGCGTCTTGCGATGTGACGGGCAAGCCCTTCGATCCGCGCCGCAGGTTGATCGGCTGGAACGGCAAGATCTGGGCGGGCGCCGACATTCCCGACTTCAAGGGCGACGAGAACCCCGCGGGCGGCATGGGGCCGTTCATCATGAACCCGGAGGGCGTGGCGCGCTTCTTCGCGCGGGCGGGCATGGCCGAAGGGCCGTTCCCCGAACACTACGAACCCTTCGAAACCCCACTGGGCTACAACCCGCTGTACCCGAAGGCCAAGGGCGTGACCAGCAACCCGGCCGCGCGCGTCTTCAAGGACGACCTGGCCGCGATGGGCACGGTGGAAAACTTCCCCTATGTGGCCACCACCTATCGCCTGACCGAGCACTTCCACTACTGGACCAAGAACGTCCGCATCAACGCGATTCTCCAGCCGGAGCAATTCGTGGAGATCGGCGACGCGCTGGCCAAGGAACTGGGCATTGCCAACGGGTCGCGGGTCAAGGTGTCGTCCAACCGCGGCTACATCAAGGCCGTGGCGCTGGTCACCAAGCGCTTGCGCGCCCTGACCATCGAGGGCAAGACCGTGCACCACGTGGGCATACCCATCCACTGGGGCTTTGTGGGCCTGGCCAAACCCGGCTTCCTCGCCAACACCCTGACCCCATTCGTGGGCGACGGCAATTCCCAGACTCCGGAATTCAAGTCGTTCCTGGTCAAGGTCGAAAAGGTTTAG